One Candidatus Alcyoniella australis genomic window, CGTAGCTCTCGCGCTCGTTGTCCGGCACGATCTCGTCCAACGCCGGACAGGGGCGGTCGACGCGGTCGTCGCTCTGCTCGTACGGCGGACGTTGCTGATTGTTCTGCGGCAGGTAGCTCAGCAGTCGGCGGATCGAATCGATGCACTGCGCGTCGTCCTCCGCCGCGAAGTGCGCCACGCCCGAGCGCGTGTTGTGGACCATCGCGCCGCCGAGTTCCTCAAAGCCGATCTGCTCGCCGGTCACCGACTGGATCACCTTGGGGCCGGTGATGAACATGTAGCTGGTGTTCTTAACCATCAGCACCAGGTCGGTCATCGCCGGGCTGTAGACCGCGCCGCCGGCCGTGGGTCCCATGATCGCCGAGATCTGCGGGATCACGCCCGAGGCGCGTGCGTTGCGAAAGAAAATCTCGCCGTAGCCCGACAGCGCGTCGACCCCCTCTTGGATCCGCGCACCGCCCGAGTCGTTGAGCCCGACCATCGGCGAGCCGGTCTTGAGCGCCAGGTCCATCACCTTGCAAATTTTCTTGGCGTGCATCTCGCCCAGCGATCCGCCCTGGCTGGTGAAGTCCTGGGCAAAGGCAAAGACGCGACGGCCGTTGATCAGCCCGTGGCCGGTGACCACGCCCTCGGCCGGGATCTGCTTGTCGGCCATGCCGAAGTTGGTGCAGCGATGGCTGACGAACTCGTCGAGCTCGCAGAACGTATCGGGATCGAACAGCCGATCGAGGCGCGTTCGCGCGTCGAGCTTGCCCTGGGCGCGATGCTTGGCCACGCGCTGGGCGCCGCCGAGCTCGCGCAGCTTTGCCAGGCGGCTCTCCAGGTCCGCGATCTTGTCCTTGACTGATGACATCTTCACCTCCGAAAAGGGGGCGCCGGGGCGATTGGGACTATCTATCAGACGCGCGGCCGGGCATCAAGGAGCAGCGTTGCGTGCGCCGCGTTCCTGGGCCTGAGCCACGGTGATCGCGATCACGTTGACCACGTTCTCCATGTCGGTGCCGCGCTGCACCACGTTGAACGGCCGCGAAAGCCCCATCAGCAACGGGCCGACCGTCACTGCGCCGCCGATCCGCGCCAACAGCTTGTAGGCGATGTTGCACGAGTCCAGACCCGGGAAGATCAGCACGTTGGCCGCGCCTCCCAGACGATTGAACGGGAACTCGGTCTGCAAATATTCCTCGACCACCGCGGTGTCCGCGTGCATCTCGCCGTCCGCGGGCAAATGCGGATCGCGCTCGTGCAGGATCTGCACCGCGCGCCGCACGCGCCGCGCCTCGGGGTGCGCCACGCTGCCGAAATTGGAGAACGAAAGCAGCGCCACCCGCGGCCGCAGGTCAAAGAAACGTGCGACCTCGGCGGCGAGCAGCGCGATCTCGGCCAGCTGTTCGGAATCGGGATGAATGTTGACCGTGGCGTCGGCGAGCAGCACCAGGCGTCCCTTGAAGATCGCCAGGTAGACCCCCGAGACCTT contains:
- a CDS encoding acyl-CoA carboxylase subunit beta; translation: MSSVKDKIADLESRLAKLRELGGAQRVAKHRAQGKLDARTRLDRLFDPDTFCELDEFVSHRCTNFGMADKQIPAEGVVTGHGLINGRRVFAFAQDFTSQGGSLGEMHAKKICKVMDLALKTGSPMVGLNDSGGARIQEGVDALSGYGEIFFRNARASGVIPQISAIMGPTAGGAVYSPAMTDLVLMVKNTSYMFITGPKVIQSVTGEQIGFEELGGAMVHNTRSGVAHFAAEDDAQCIDSIRRLLSYLPQNNQQRPPYEQSDDRVDRPCPALDEIVPDNERESYDMRAVILEICDRGSWFEVHEHYAQNIIVGFCRLGGRPVGVIANQPLVLAGCLDCNASDKATRFIRLCDAFNVPLLTLADVPGYLPGSEQEHMGIIRHGAKLLWCYSEATVPKVTLVTRKDYGGSYLAMCSKHQGADLAFAWPTAEIAVMGAEGAVGVLYAKQIKAADDPAKVRAEKLDEYRELFYSPYMAAQRGYIDKLIKPSESRKRLIEAFDTLADKRDVLPPKKHGNIPV